From a single Plasmodium coatneyi strain Hackeri chromosome 4, complete sequence genomic region:
- a CDS encoding SICA antigen, producing the protein MNENGQKIKTDDEKEVCTFLVKNLLKIRGGGIKPCGNGTANELIEDYVYCTIINLWAATYLTKHCNKKDVIHNIFDGMKSTGAELKGQGKCKVCEYKELKRMKIVDDKLSVLRNIFKLMNANNDVMKLIHKNPTPEKECKEQKDAASELVAGLLHNNGSMTTTTTGHEQQTKQGSAEAAANNEASQAPGSGTRDLVYTLKSDTMTVQSVPTATGSGCNQNELCQRTNCVTRKWFEIRKSGSSKQTWCNFWNHDVMKELGRLSKAMTNNTGDTNNLCEKVNREGKVATDAEKTACQYITKGLKHIYEVQVDSKNPKPDQARSNRPFYQTMSCLFLNAYADRLKEKNPTCITEYTIRKVFEIGNAKMSAWCVDTNGQKNDCVECKREENYANCTLNVKQDLWTTNESCTNGRNNMKEEVDELLEKDPQIQQSLTTTNNNFCTRIQCVAEKWRWHREKKGNEYSDWHSTFWDADVKKRLKELSDAMTNNGKTDDLCENITVTDGSSVEANKKACNYIVKGLQYIYNIQKGTDGRDQEMIEDNQIFHRTASCLLLNAYADKLKELAKDKSRCELEKGIEHAFTRSAEVKKDVSSCDNDNNCKLCERYENYGKCEINNEQIKDRVNKLLKEKEHEIQQTLTSICPDPPVPPAKPEYQLTSNVDCNADSDRACLDKKVENFFQSRWTLFSFFFLLPHLMKKYFMENGTCIPLHVESGDSGRKKTTSGQVYSLFDEFSSEIDEEDNTSSFGAVCDDIAERSAKQGKNFPTCFCKILIKNLVKVTNNKSTYTYNGTTWNVSDIDINARCDLLNLWLLLYGPRYKVTEDNIKYAFHAISNLKQLYGQNEYEECIHKGNFSVNEAEDGARYKDIYSWFMNERIKTKMWKISDGSACNTRSRADDRKGKFPKKELEKISTKLETKAEAVVREIKKAQDILLKLMDCKDTEILDEEKDEWAEVFTMFNNIPNNTDDMDEFDKVKTLCLWCEGEDSQGGLEKKICKDFCETLVRNLLYVGKSRYECEQQKSTGGKKKACVGKCDLLNIWLLGISGDCIPVDVIKHIFQVVEELEKEFDSRKKGTGCVYNRISDLYRCGEEMLSKIQTWMKDGQRRKQFGLSPNERWCKGQRTSINWTKEKLEKYKSKKPLSSEGDDYFRNVQNITEDKKDVVDRILNHNQQLQVDNYILNLHLPQRKMRNLTRKKKQLRQVRKGMMLMNLTFHLIKLIFLWMMYYLQALLVRMIRKISNMTKVPRFLQIRIPKHQAQEPTPQIHHILLPQVVNLHLLQEKQSLAIVIQMVFLRNQLMVVFRMVEQLTKVVAVVVVLVVVQLILKVVVLVLVYWVVWYLVPVVLYQVFQVQVPAPVLILNQQIRMILTLIRVYPRVNQVTQKPEPFHHHHQYYHEYHHHQQQHKHYQKLKQHHIHQDLQEAIHLPSHTFLSFLCSLYFALGKKRKRYRRTHQVSGHPSLQEQIIDPVDDHDGPHEYTLVKKRHPPRSAPTKTKRAKKQGVGRPANRRTIIDIHLEVLDECQKGDTKLVQEDFFEILVQEFMRSEFMNEENVPEEQVPSSDSGF; encoded by the exons ATGAACGAGAACGGGCAGAAGATAAAGACGGACGACGAGAAAGAAGTGTGCACCTTTCTTGTTAAGAATTTGCTAAAAATAAGAGGAGGTGGGATCAAACCATGTGGAAACGGAACTGCTAATGAGCTAATTGAGGATTATGTGTATTGCACAATAATTAATTTATGGGCAGCTACGTATCTAACTAAACATTGCAATAAGAAGGAtgttatacataatatatttgATGGAATGAAGAGTACGGGCGCAGAACTTAAGGGGCAGGGTAAATGTAAAGTATGCGAATATAAAGAGTTGAAGCGTATGAAAATAGTGGATGATAAGCTCAGTGTGCTgcgaaatatttttaaacttATGAATGCAAATAACGACGTTATGAAATTAATACATAAAAACCCGACACCGGAGAAAGAGTGTAAAGAACAGAAGGATGCTGCATCAGAATTAGTAGCAGGTCTTTTGCATAACAATGGTTCAAtgacaacaacaaccacagGGCATGaacaacaaacaaaacaagGCAGTGCAGAAGCTGCAGCAAACAATGAAGCTAGCCAAGCTCCTGGAAGTGGGACGAGAGACCTTGTATATACTCTCAAAAGCGACACAATGACAGTACAGTCTGTTCCAA CTGCTACAGGTAGTGGCTGCAACCAGAATGAATTATGTCAACGCACCAATTGTGTAACAAGGAAATGGTTTGAAATCAGAAAGAGCGGTAGTTCCAAACAAACCTGG TGTAACTTTTGGAATCATGACGTCATGAAAGAATTGGGACGATTGTCTAAGGCTATGACTAATAATACTGGGGACACTAATAATCTATGCGAAAAAGTTAATAGAGAAGGGAAGGTCGCGACAGATGCAGAAAAAACGGCTTGCCAATATATTACGAAAGgtttaaagcatatatacGAAGTTCAGGTGGATTCGAAGAATCCAAAGCCAGATCAAGCGAGGAGTAATAGACCATTTTATCAAACTATGTCATGCCTATTCCTTAACGCCTATGCTGATAGattgaaagaaaagaatccTACTTGTATCACGGAATATACTATAAGGAAGGTATTTGAAATTGGAAATGCAAAGATGAGTGCATGGTGTGTGGATACTAATGGTCAGAAGAATGATTGTGTTGagtgcaaaagggaagaaaactaTGCAAACTGCACACTGAACGTGAAGCAAGACCTATGGACTACGAATGAAAGTtgcacaaatggaaggaataatatgaaggaagaagtggatGAACTCCTCGAGAAGGATCCCCAAATACAACAATCTCTAACTACCACAAATAATAACTTCTGTACACGTATACAGTGCGTAGCAGAGAAGTGGAGGTGGCACagggagaaaaagggaaatgaatACTCAGACTGG CACAGTACATTCTGGGATGCCGATGTCAAGAAGAGATTGAAAGAACTGTCTGATGCTATGACTAATAATGGAAAAACCGATGATCTGTGTGAAAACATTACAGTTACAGATGGTTCATCTGTagaagcaaataaaaaagcatgtAATTATATTGTTAAAGGattacaatatatatataacattcAAAAGGGGACTGACGGCCGGGATCAAGAGATGATTGAGGACAACCAAATATTCCATCGAACTGCGTCATGCCTCCTTCTAAATGCATACGCAGATAAATTGAAAGAACTAGCCAAGGATAAATCTCGATGTGAGTTAGAAAAAGGCATAGAACATGCCTTCACTAGGAGTGCGGAAGTTAAGAAGGATGTATCTTCATGTGATAATGATAATAACTGTAAATTGTGTGAAAGATATGAGAACtatggaaaatgtgaaataaaCAATGAACAGATAAAAGACAGGGTGAATAAATTGCTCAAGGAGAAGGAGCACGAAATACAACAAACTCTAACTAGCATATGTCCAGACCCACCTGTTCCACCCGCCAAACCCGAATACCAATTAACAAGTAATGTTGATTGTAACGCTGATAGTGATAGGGCATGTTTGGATAAGAAGgtcgaaaattttttccaatccCGATGG accctcttttccttcttcttcctcctcccacatcttatgaagaaatatttcaTGGAAAATGGAACATGTATTCCACTCCATGTAGAAAGTGGTgatagtggaaggaag AAAACAACGAGCGGTCAAGTGTATAGTTTATTCGATGAATTTTCTAGTGAAATAGATGAAGAGGATAATACGAGCAGTTTTGGGGCTGTCTGTGATGATATTGCAGAACGTTCTGCTAAACAGGGGAAGAACTTTCCTACATGTTTCTGTAAGATTCTTATAAAAAACTTAGTTAAAGTAACAAACAACAAGAGCACATACACCTATAATGGAACAACGTGGAATGTCAGTGATATTGATATTAATGCGCGATGTGATCTTTTAAACTTatggttattattatatggGCCAAGGTATAAGGTAACGGAGGACAATATTAAATATGCATTTCATGCAATATCTAATTTGAAACAACTATATGGGCAAAATGAATATGaggaatgtatacataaaggTAATTTTTCAGTGAACGAAGCGGAGGATGGTGCTCGTTACAAGGACATTTATAGTTGGTTCATGAATGAGCGCATTAAAaccaaaatgtggaaaataagTGACGGGTCTGCATGCAATACAAGGAGTAGGGCGGATGATCGGAAGGGTAAATTTCCAAAGAAGGAactagaaaaaataagtacaAAGTTGGAAACCAAAGCAGAGGCGGTTGTTagagaaataaagaaagcgCAGGATATACTTCTAAAACTAA TGGATTGTAAGGATACAGAAATTCTAGACGAGGAAAAAG ATGAATGGGCGGAAGTATTTACGATGTTTAACAATATTCCAAATAATACGGATGATATGGATGAATTTGATAAAGTGAAGACTTTGTGCCTTTGGTGTGAGGGAGAAGACAGTCAAGGTGGactagaaaagaaaatatgtaAGGACTTCTGTGAAACACTTGTGAGGAATTTATTATACGTGGGGAAGAGTAGATATGAATGTGAGCAACAGAAAAGCAcaggtggaaagaagaaggcaTGTGTTGGAAAGTGTGACTTATTAAACATATGGTTATTAGGAATAAGTGGTGACTGTATACCAGTGGATGTTATTAAACATATTTTCCAAGTGGTGGAAGAGTTGGAAAAGGAATTTGattcaaggaaaaaaggaacaggatGTGTCTATAACAGAATTAGTGATTTATATAGGTGTGGGGAGGAAATGTTAAGCAAAATTCAGACGTGGATGAAGGATGGTCAAAGGAGAAAACAGTTTGGCCTTAGTCCTAATGAACGATGGTGCAAAGGGCAAAGAACAAGTATTAATTGGACAAAAGAgaaattagaaaaatataaaagcaAGAAGCCGTTAAGTAGCGAAGGGGATGATTATTTTAGGAATGTACAGAATATAACAGAGGACAAAAAAGATGTAGTAGATAGAATACTGAAT CACAACCAGCAGCTCCAGGTGGACAATTACATCCTAAACCTGCACCTTCCCCAAAGAAAGATGAGAAACCTGaccagaaagaaaaaacaattgAGACAGGTAAGAAAGGGAATGATGCTAATGAATCTGACCTTCCACCTGATCAAATTGATCTTCCTTTGGATGATGTACTACCTGCAGGCACTCCTAGTCCGTATGATAAGGAAGATAAGCAATATGACAAAG GTCCCACGCTTCCTCCAGATCAGAATCCCCAAACACCAAGCACAGGAACCGACACCCCAAATCCATCACATACTTCTTCCCCAAGTGGTCAACCTGCACCTGCTGCAGGAGAAGCAATCCTTGGCAATAGTGATCCAAATGGTGTTTCTCAGAAACCAATTGATGGTGGTGTTCAGGATGGTGGAACAGTTGACCAAAGTGGTAgcggtggtggtggtactgGTAGTAGTCCAACTCATCCTCAAAGTGGTAGTTCTGGTGCTGGTGTACTGGGTGGTTTGGTACCTGGTGCCGGTGGTGTTGTACCAGGTGTTCCAAGTCCAGGTGCCGGCCCCAGTGCTGATACTCAACCAACAAATAAGGATGATATTGACCCTAATCAGAGTGTATCCAAGGGTCAACCAGGTGACCCAGAAACCGGAACCCTTTCACCATCACCACCAGTACTACCACGAgtaccatcatcatcaaCAACAGCACAAACATTACCAAAAGCTAAAGCAGCATCATATTCACCAGGACCTCCAGGAGGCGATTCACCTTCCctcccataccttcctttcgTTCCTGTGTTCCTTG tatttTGCTCtcggcaaaaaaagaaaacgttacagaagaacTCATCAAGTATCCGGTCATCCTTCCTTACAAGAACAGATTATTGACCCTGTGGACGACCacgatggtccacatgaatataccttagtaaagaaACGACATCCACCAAGATCTGCTCCAACAAAAACGAAGAGGGCAAAAAAACAGGGTGTTGGTCGCCCTGCGAATCGCcgcaccattattgatattcatttagaagtcttagacgaatgtcaaaagggggacaccAAACTGGTTCAAGAGGACttctttgaaattttggttcaagaatttatgcgAAGCGAATttatgaatgaagaaaatgttcctgaggaacaggtcccaagttcagattccgggttttag
- a CDS encoding SICA antigen has product MIIDIHLEVLEEYQRGDTQLAQKDFFEILVEEFMGSKSIKEEDVPEEHVSVVDVQSSDSAFREEDFVPKEQVPSSVSGLGFREEDFVPKEDVRCSYSGFREEDFVTKEEIPKVAVPNGEVPCSDSGFREDDSLPKEGVPKEQVPMEEI; this is encoded by the coding sequence atgattattgatattcatttagaagtcttagaagAATATCAAAGGGGGGACACACAATTGGCCCAGAAGGACttctttgaaattttggttgaagaatttatgggaagcaagtctataaaggaggaagatgttccGGAGGAACATGTTTCTGTAGTTGATgttcaaagttcagattccgcgtttagggaggaagactttgttcctaaggaacaggttccaagttcagtttcaggtttagggtttagggaggaagactttgttccgaAGGAGGATGTTCGATGTTCatattccgggtttagggaggaagattttGTTACTAAGGAAGAGATTCCTAAGGTTGCTGTTCCTAACGGagaggttccatgttcagattccgggtttagggaggatgactctcttcctaaggaaggtgtccctaaggaacaggttcctatggaagagatttaa
- a CDS encoding KIR-like protein — protein MSETAPAEPVDPQKKDTFPSYKDFYGIFESVRENKEDCKNGCRENTEIPQRLNGKIKESSDKIKGAICTACKMYKGEGTGDPSKREAYHFLYYWLGDKLPKSGNDDTNFQTDIKAICEAINKFCGTGGSGQCGIPCDNISGIDFRSRKTIFDFSYNFTTIEENIKECKFSDNSDWSSYRANVYSACTVMSIYCTTERGKTKSAAYCKELETKYAVPCKTAELVELHCQKVHELETERRNATETAQYTLSQLNDALSKANKAFSLSSAFGTLALMELPALAFFLYKYKPWSSLFGNHSGSSRGKRSTGREFDASTESASTITDSTDDSSTIGPTENSTTLRSVAHTRQPTRSSTSRGREKERGARAGTNRTSPSRQNISYGRM, from the exons ATGTCCGAAACAGCACCAGCAGAACCAGTAGAc CCGCAGAAGAAGGACACTTTCCCTTCATATAAAGATTTCTATGGTATATTCGAAAGCGTAAGAGAGAACAAAGAAGACTGTAAAAATGGGTGCAGGGAGAATACGGAGATACCACAAAGattaaatgggaaaataaaagaatcatctgataaaataaaaggagcaaTATGCACAGCGtgcaaaatgtataaagGCGAAGGCACAGGGGACCCATCCAAAAGAGAAGCTTAccatttcttatattattggttgggagatAAATTACCCAAAAGTGGGAACGACGATACCAACTTCCAAACTGACATAAAAGCTATTTGCGAAGctataaataaattttgtGGGACGGGAGGGTCCGGACAATGTGGAATTCCTTGTGATAATATTAGTGGAATTGATTTCCGTAGTAGGAAAACAATATTCGATTTTTCTTACAATTTTACTACCATAGAAGAGAATATAAAGGAATGTAAGTTCAGCGATAATAGTGATTGGTCGTCCTACCGAGCGAATGTGTACTCAGCATGTACTGTTATGAGCATATATTGCACAACGGAAAGAGGTAAAACAAAGAGTGCTGCATATTGTAAGGAATTAGAAACAAAGTACGCGGTCCCCTGTAAAACGGCAGAACTGGTGGAACTGCACTGTCAAAAAGTACATGAATTGGAAactgaaagaagaaatgcaaCAGAAACAGCACAATACACACTCTCCCAATTAAACGATGCATTAAGCAAAGCAAATAAagctttttctctttcttctgcttttggtacCTTAGCACTAATGGAATTACCAGCATTGGCATTCTTTCTctataaa tataaaccgtGGTCTTCCttgtttggtaaccattctGGAAGCAGCAGAGGAAAAAGATCAACTGGACGCGAATTTGATGCGTCCACAGAGAGTGCCTCAACAATAACAGACTCAACTGACGACAGctcaacaataggtccaacagAAAATTCCACCACACTACGCTCTGTGGCGCACACAAGACAGCCTACAAGGTCATCTACCAgcagaggaagggaaaaagaaagaggagcaagagcaggaacaaataggaCATCGCCGAGTCGCCAGAATATAAGTTACGGTCGGATgtaa